In one Myotis daubentonii chromosome 1, mMyoDau2.1, whole genome shotgun sequence genomic region, the following are encoded:
- the LOC132221854 gene encoding olfactory receptor 4N4C-like, translated as MEIENSTVVKEFILLGLTQSQNIQLLVFVLVLIFYLIILPGNFLIILTIRSEPGLTAPLYFFLGNLAFLDASYSFIVAPRMLVDFLSEKKVISYRGCITQLFFLHFLGGGEGLLLVVMALDRYIAICRPLHYSTVMNPRACYALLLALWLGGFVHSIIQVALILRLPFCGPNQLDNFFCDVPQVIKLACTDTFVVELLMVFNSGLLTLLCFLGLLASYGVIICRVHRSSSEGKNKALSTCTTHVIIILIMFGPAIFIYTRPFRTLPVDKVVSFFHTVIIPLLNPVIYTFRNQEVKSAMRRLLSQYVVC; from the coding sequence atggagatagaaaataGCACAGTGGTGAAAGAATTCATCCTCCTTGGTCTGACCCAGTCTCAAAATATTCAGCTGCTGGTCTTTGTGCTAGTTTTAATTTTCTACCTCATCATCCTCCCTGGAAATTTCCTCATCATTCTCACCATCAGATCAGAACCTGGCCTCACAGCCCCCCTCTACTTCTTCCTGGGCAACTTGGCATTCCTGGATGCATCCTACTCCTTCATTGTGGCTCCCAGGATGCTGGTGGACTTCCTCTCTGAGAAGAAGGTAATCTCCTACAGGGGCTGCATCACTCAGCTCTTTTTCTTGCACTTCCTTGGAGGAGGGGAAGGGCTACTCCTTGTTGTGATGGCCCTTGACCGCTACATCGCCATCTGCCGTCCTTTACACTATTCAACTGTCATGAACCCCCGAGCCTGCTATGCCTTGCTGTTGGCTCTGTGGCTAGGAGGCTTTGTCCACTCCATCATTCAGGTGGCCCTCATCCTCCGCTTGCCCTTCTGTGGCCCAAACCAACTGGATAACTTTTTCTGCGATGTGCCGCAGGTCATCAAGCTGGCCTGCACAGACACCTTTGTGGTGGAGCTCCTGATGGTCTTCAACAGTGGCCTGCTCActcttctgtgcttcctgggcctTCTGGCCTCCTATGGAGTCATCATCTGTCGTGTACATCGGTCGTCCTCTGAGGGGAAGAACAAAGCCCTGTCCACTTGTACTACTCATGTCATTATTATACTTATCATGTTTGGACCTGCCATCTTCATCTATACTCGCCCCTTTCGGACCTTACCTGTGGATAAGGTGGTTTCCTTTTTTCATACAGTGATCATTCCTTTGTTGAATCCTGTAATTTATACCTTTCGCAACCAGGAAGTGAAATCTGCCATGAGGAGGTTATTGAGTCAATATGTAGTCTGCTGA